TGCATACGGGGCACGAGAACCTGTTCTGGCCGCACTCGCGCAGAGCGGTATGATCGCGCTTCAGCTTCTTCACTTGCGAGATGGTTACATTGTCGCGTGCACCTACCAGCCAGCCCCCAAGACCCCATTTGATAGTCTCCCGTGTCTGTTTGACGTCATCGTGGGCTAAATCGTGCTCGGCTTCAGTCCGCTGAAGCACGATGGCGAGAGCCTCATACAGATCGCCCAAGGTGTGAGCACCATCGAACGCTGCCCAGTGGCTATAGGCGGCCTTGATGTTGTCGTACGTTTTCGTGAAGGCACAGAAGCTGATCTTGATATGGCGATGTTTGCTAGATAGTATCATGCGGCGCCAGGAAGCTTGACGATCGAAGTGAGCTTTCAGATGTGCGCGGGCGAGTGTTGAGATGCCTTCCTGGAAGCTAGTGATGCCGGTGTTGTCACTGCAGTCGCACCCAAAGTATGCTTGTCTCGTGCCCCTGCTCGAGGTACGCTGCATGATATACAGGCGGAGTGTAACGTCGCCGGTACCAGAACGATAGCGACTTGGATTGCAGTGCCCGAGGCAAGGAAAAGCAGGGTGCAATGGCTCAGAGGAGACTTGACCATCCAGAAGAAACTCAAAGCCGTGCAGCACTTCTCGCGAAGGATCGTCTTCATCTTCGGAAGCTAGAAGCATGGCACGCTGGAGCCGCATCGAGTTGTCGATACTGGATTTAAAGGTGTGATTGACGCGCTGGAGGATGGAGAGATTCCTGATAGAGCGTGCTTCTTCGGTAGTGCCCGCATCATGAACCCTCACTTGCAGCAAGATCATCTCGAGTAGTTCCGCAATGTCGAAAACTCGACTTGCCGCGGAAGCCATTGCAGGTGGACGTTGGCGGTATATGTGGTGGTGACAGAAGTTTAAGAAGAGCAGTGGGTTGAGAGTTGCGATGGAAGTCTTGTTTGTTGTTCAGGTGAGGTGATTTCCTCGATTGAGAGTAGAGTTCGGGCAAACGCAGAAAACGCCGCGGGAGCTAGCAGGGATCGCGGCTCTTGCACGTGCGTAGTCACAAGATAGGCAAGAACGCCTCGCAGGGACGATTCTCACGACCAGCAACCAGACACATTCATATCAAGCCAGCTCTTCTGACAAACCAGCTGAGCCCACCGGCGACAGCTGTGCAGCCGGAGAAGATAATGATCGGACCGTATTCGCTCCCATAAGTCGAGCCTGCCGCCTCCGAGAAACCCTTGCTCTTCTCCAAAAGCGCTTCACTTAGTGGTCCGGAAATGATCGAGCCTACACCACGTCCTGCAGCAAAAAGTCCAAACACTAGATTCGCATCCGCGCCGTCATGTTTCCTCTGGATGTCTCGAATCATGCCCGCCCAGCTTGTGGAGTACGCCGAAGCTGTCAAGCCATACATCACGCTGAAGACGAAGAGTGGCGCGACCGAAGTAGTCACACCCAGAATGGCGAAGACTGTTATCGTCGCAATTACGCTCAGTATCAGGAGCACTTTCGTGACGTCGAACCGATCGACCAGAGTTCCAACCCCAATGCAACCAAACACCATCGCTGTGTTGATCAGTGTAGTTGTCAATGATCCGAGGGTCGAGCTCAGGCCAAGAGCTTCGGCGATCGTGGGTAGGTAGTTGATTGGTAAGAAGTAGCCCAGCGCCTGACTCGTGTTGGCTGCCTGCAGTACCCAGAACAATGGAGACCGAAGGAAGGATGGGTCGATTCGTGGCGATGCTTGTGCCGCAGAGACTGGCAGCCGTGGTTTCAACACGAAGAGCAGAGGCGAAGCAAGCACTACTAAGATGGCTGCCACGATCCTCAGTGTCTGCGCAAGAACATTAGTTATCGAAGATAGGGTTCTATGGGCCATACTCACCCATCTGAAGCCCACGGCAGACAGCAGTGCCTGCAGAACCAGTGGCAGTATCGCGCCACCTACTCCGTCACCCGCGATAGCGACACCGATTGCTAGCCCCTTCTTCCTCACGAACCACTCATTGAGGTAGTTGATGGTCGGAATAACCAACGCATTCCCAGCAATGGCATAGATGACGCCCTGCATGACCAAAAGCTGTGGCACGGTCTTCGCAAAACTGGCTCCGACCAACGCTACCGCGACCGTCGGTAGACTCACATACATTGCCATCTTTCTGAGCCCCGGATGTCTCTGGAAAACGAAGAGGCACACCGGCATTGTGAGGTACATCAATCCGGTGCAAGTGGTACCGATGGCTGCTATACCCCCAGGCTTCGACGAGAAGGGCTCATTGGAGGTGTAGTATTCTTGCATGACACCGAAGGATAATGCGAAACCCCATATGAGGCCATTGCTAAGAAAGGCGCCGAAGAGAGCGACCCATGCTTGGTAGCCTTCGTCTGTTGGTGGGAGACTTTGGTATTGTGGTCCTTGCGGCATGTTGCTGCCGGCAATGCTTTCATCGATCACTCGGTTCGTTGAGCCATGTTGGCTGGCAAGCTCGATGCTGTCTGCTGAGGCGTGGCCTGTTGACATTGCAGCGGGAAGGAGGGACGGAGACAGGTGAAATGCGAGAGCGGAAAGGACGGAGGAAGACACTGAAAATCATATGAGGACTGATACTGACCTACGGGGCCTTTACCCGATGGTTCCCATATGCTGCTTACACATCGGTACGGTATTGTTGATGATTCGATTGTACTTGTCGCGCTCTTCAGAGTTCACCAGTCTGATCAACAAGCAAGTCATTCTCCAAGGTTTGCAATCAAGCCTTGTCACAAGCAAGCAAGTTGGAAGCCTATAGCTTAGTCAGTATTTTCAAACAATCAAGCGGTGTTTTCTCCTTCGTTTGCAAGCCTTGTGAGCATGTCTGTGTCGTTTTACAAGGTGTTGTTAATGATATTCAAGGTCATGTCGATCTAAGAAGGTGGAATTCTAGGAAGTGCGGACCTATCTCCAAGCCAATCGGATCACGTACCGACGGTCACGTGCTTTCCCGCTTTAGTTTTTCCGACTTCTCAATTCCGACGCGTCTATCTTAACCTCTAAGCATCAACTTCACGACCTCACTACACTATGACATAGACTCGTAGCAAGTTAAAACTAGTAgtgtaagggcgcgcgtactatagggtccgaacgagatagttattgttctacgaagctacgaaagaggagcgcgaggcgcggcgaagttataaagcaaagctaagccgcgctaacccgatacggaaggtccgcggttcagccgggccgacgtagctatagtaaggggtcgcgggctacccgtaatagtaccccccctcctaaaacacgccttagtcctctaagcgttatctatcttataaggctacttgcctatcgagctctataTTAGGCAAACgcctaattatcctctagtacCCTATCGTTATCCGATAATATCGtattcgctctattaagactatactcgaccggcttccttcgagaaacatattacctagttagctagcttaccctagacctaagtctatcttcggctagtactcgcgtataatccttataactaaagttaggtattattataggctctataggctctactagagtatcgaatatatacggagtagattctattagaggtaaggctcgaggcgacttattcgtaacggtgtctttcggaatgaccctaatcgtattaagcccgagtaccttagtagctagtagggactagttagatagagctacgaagcctataggcgtagataactccggccggttatagtaaaagtctataatagcggcggctacgtgtttaagtatatcctctataggttactaggtcttactatcctcctcgttctaatatctagcctatttcaccttatactatatatctaccttACACTTATGCCCCTTCTTTACCTTAcctacccgcttacgggtatatatattaagaatcttttctacctcgtatatatacgtaggtctactactatattggctactatattagcctcggtagtattaggttcgatagttatcggtagtagcggcgctagatactaccctttaagtagtaggaaatTGGGGTAgtcggctcgttatagtagtaaggtatagaagtagttattaagtcctactagagcgtctaatagttttagtcgataagagagtctagccggtataacttccgtgatctagtaagggccggcatatctcctatctagcttcttagatagtcgagtcgtacggatattcttagtactaagatatacctaatcacctaccttatagtctagaggaatgcttcggtagcggtttgcTACTTCTACTTAAAGAGCTTATAatattcgtatattctcttaaaggtacttataaagctcgcaaattcgacgtataaaggtttctactaatcgcgtatctagtcgctagagagtagtcagtcctccctcctttctagcgtttaggtcaactcgctctataaacttagggttatagcctaaggtagcgtagaacggcgacataCTAGTAGTCTTAGATAGGTGATTATTGATCGCGAACTAAGCAAGGTATAGCTATTCTACCTAGTTATCCTATGCCttattagtaaatatacgaagatactgttctatcgcctagttagtacgttctaactgtctattagtttctaggtgaTACAAaaaacttagcttacgatttgtacggagtatcttatagagtttcttctagaaggtagtaacctactacttactacggtctaatataatagtgttaggaaacccgcgccgatagaatatatgtttaaggaaaagccttaCTATATTCTATACTGTTATTGCgctaatagggatcagctcgacttccttagtaagcctattagtaacggttataatgttattatagactataccgtcaagagtactatctaggagtccgataacgaagtcgactacaATGTAtttctaaggccgatctagAACAGGAAGTAGCTATAATAATCCtagtagctaggagtatagagattttgttatacggtaggtacggtaattcgcggtgtatctacgtacggatctcgcttatctaggctagtagaattcatgtactacgagtttataagtacgagctcgtcctagatggcctactactagagcgttatagtttatcttgattattatagtctataaggcttagtcatttagtacctataagctctagccgtcgtattaatttcgaatatatagtaggtcgctatctactttatagtatactagataaatcttcgctctctatagtagtgtaggagtgcggtctttctataggtccttaatcgcggtcttaagctcgttattagttacgtacgccgtcgacatttgatactcgagttcggcttcccgctaacttttacgcgtcgccggttatttagtaggcgcatctcgttctataggtataaactctttagctttagggtttagctatactagttcctcttcttccggcgtatcttctactattacctatagtaaggcgatcttaagaaatcgcttaggaggtagCAATATCTAATACTAATactagttccgagggtcgtctaccccctacggaaggtcctagctacgtctcgttaggctgtctagctttataccttaaagtcctagacggtatattatcttaaagttaaactataataagaacttagcctaacgcgcttattgccgatttagctactttgtctttataaagtattcgaggttcttatagtcggtataaatcttgactagctataagtccttattatctgCCTCGTAGGTgagctcgggtctctattccttaaaagccttGATAATAGCTAacagttccttattatagatttcataattatactcctatagacctaacttcttcgagtagagggctataggatatagtatactattctcgttatactacgaaagcacgccggcgtttataaaatctaaagaatctgtctctactACTATTTCCCTACCTAGTACGTAATATACGAGTATACCGGCTTTACTGAAcgtagctttcaaattgttaaaggctcgttagtaatctagtaactattgaatccttctgttcttatgattacttagtccgtccgacttagtcaggtttataagaggagtagctatacgcgaaaatgcttcgataaaccgcctatagaagttagtaaatctaaggaaggcctacatatcctttaggttcttaggagcttcctatGTCTGAATatattcgagtttctcggggtctatctcgatactattaggggttataattagcctaagatacttcaccttctattagtagaattcgcttttatcgatatctactataagtcctatatcgcgtagcttagtaagaaccttccgtacgtATTTAATATGCTCCTCTAAGGTGttactaaagataagtacgttatctaggtaggccgacaTAAAGTCGTCGaggtgttcttataagaccttattAATGTATAATTAGAACGATACTAGTCCGTTATATAAGCCGAATGGCAatactagacactcgtagatgccgtatcgtgtcgtaaacgccgttaactactcgtaccctttagctatccgtaacttattaaaggctactataatgtctagcttcgtaaagtacttcttaccgtatatacggttaagcgtctcttatattaagggaatcggataccggttcttaatagtgatcgcatttaatcctctatagtcgatataaatacgtagcctacctctaggcttacgtaccactagtactagtataggagactagctcgtcttttgccctactttccgtaccttccctttagatatttactcgtctagctatttcttaactacctcgttctccttcttagctaggccgtagggcttgcggtatagtagctcttatagactattaggcttaatataaatcttatgatctacgcctagtcggtaaggtaggagtcctttataatccttagctaagaaagcgtccgtaatattgTGGTATATcggcggtaacttctccttcgggttatAATTAAACTgcttgttcaagaattggtctagattattagtagctattacacttagcttaagctctccgccgtcgctcttacgcctagtaggcataatatagaagtacttagccctaggccggtgcgcgtacatcccctacgcgcgttaagaaacgccctagtagtctacttctttattgtctatgtcttctaggttatataataagacgtttagctctacccctcctactataaagctcgctacttctctagtaaagggctctagtccgtaccgtactagtgcctacttcttcttctcgcgatagtttagggattatactattgtcgatgtcttattctatagatagtaactaaagtagtaatccgatctaaatactacctcgtctatctcctagaagatgtttaggttatacgctataagctacggtaggctaaagacgatgtcgtattcgaggtcggtaacgtagtataacatttgctcgtaataatcgctaataactacgtctataagggccgcGTATATAATCTGCCGCGTAGTGGCCGTTCTATCTCATAgtgttagtcgtcggctctaagtcaaagggattaggggtattatatatttacgtataaatttctagttaagaaagagagaggtagaagtagaatctataaggcctcgagcctttttatattatattattacgggtaacactatataagggtatatagctagctattacttatctagtacgtataccaatatcttaagctccttactatagtctattaccgtctcttacattccgtgtctcttagtcttatactctttctatcctaggaagttcgggtaaccgctatctactacgcttaggtagcggtcgtaccatttccctactacggatcggcggctagggaactaaggtttacgttcggattcggtatagtattacgtagacgcggtgggcgatagtcgctatcgtacctatatattaggtatttagggttagtcgatatataagaacctatacggtagcggtagtacttaccctacttcttaaggtcttcgcgctacttacggttaagcgtaggtaggctctatagatatgtcggtagatcctccttcttcttagtactagcgtactatagtaggcgctatactaaggcacctactaaaccggtagcggtactagtaactacgttaccgttattctagttattctagccgctattgCCGTTCGAGTTGCTATTActacgggggcgctccttctacgggtatagtcgatctgtctcgtagaagctctcgtctagtacggtatactcctcgataacgtcttatatactatctaggcggcggtcgactttgcggtcgccgaaggtcttaataaagtacttacggtttagtcggttacggaatagtataagctcggtcttatcggtctttaatatctaggcgcgtaacttcgagtagcgggtatagaaggctataaaggtttcgccttattcttacttataggtagtaatattaactatagccttagttcctttattacgtatactatattagcgtattatctaatctaataactcttctctagtcttaaactcgttaaaggactactgtctaggtatagagatcctcggcttaatacttcgctaaggatcaccttacgtctacctatatacgaagcgtagactatctgccttagtatagaaggttactatagttagctttaggagaatactactatactagctatcgaaattagggtcgttatcgttcttaaagtacttagGATTAGGCATacccttaccgatctctataccgcgagtaagggtacggttaatagtaaagagacgttctagaaggtcaactagtagtgtctaggtacgggtgttacgtattctcgagtcacgactattattaggtcctagtcgcagacggtcgttattacgtcctcggctattattactacggttatcgtcgtctctatcgttattactactaccgctaccgctacctctactagtagcttcgcgatacttacgtattagctactcgagtaaggtctcgcgtaggcgggaacgagagggtcggcggcctaagcggcccctacctacgttctatatagtgtctcctaccttaagccgagcctttaggttatcgacttcttgttatagggcctagttcttcgccttagcatcttgtgccttcttcttctccttctcgtagatctcgctaaactgcttatataggttattagcttccttatatttcttctctagctcttataacttagctaggtcgtaatccttcttactcttaagatctactaccattttctatataacaagctctttacttcgtagcatcttatagatacggtcgtattcggtgtatagcgtagtatactaggtgttctagagatcgttagctcgctctattatatcgagttatctacccttagtaatcgccgtattaactacttatagtacgaagtcgtaggtagtcttcaGGTACTAGGATATAAGGGTCGTAAGGTTGTCTAGGGtaacattctagtattcggatacaAGAATGTGTtctacctcgtcgagtaatagatatacctcgtctaggttaccgcctaggttctcttcgagcttgaactcgaatagttctataaagttaatcttactaccttcttctcgctcgaaggccttctagtaagctttattaatctcttattatagcgcgacactagtatctactataacccgccagttatcgtcctatgtctaactctaaggaaaagaggagaggtcggggaaaagagatatacgctacttacttttgcccttaggcttaggtagcggtagtataccgccgttcgctatttataaagttatattgtctaggttcgggggaggcgtaacggtgcctatattctaactatctacgagcgcgcgactacctactaataatgtcgccgcgttacgttctctaggtatctacgcgctatacgccttaccgtgttctatattctaatacgactctacgcgttctcgagttctacggttctatctattcctattattacgcgtcccttacctagattcgcgatctaggtagggtagtagaataaactataagggcgcgcgtaccgtAGGGTCTAAATAAGAGagttattattctacgaagctataaaagaggagcgcgaggcgcggcgaagttataaagtaaagctaagccgcgctaacccgatacggaaggtctacggtttagccgggccgacgtagctatagtaaggggtcgcgggctacccgtaataagtAGTATACTTCTAACCGTACTAGATACTAAAGATCTATTCGCGCCGACTATCGAGATCGACACCGTAAATAATAAAGCCGATATATCTAAGGTACTAGGGAAGAGAAAGCACGACTTGCTTAACTAGCTAGATTAGACGCGACTAAAGGCCTATTACCGTACCTTATAAGACCGTAACTACTTATTATTTATTAAGAACTACAGCTAGCCTATTAAGGATAAAGATAGGCTTAAATgctagctctataagctatactatatcgCTATAAGCTTCGCCGTACCCTAGTAATCGCCGTACCCTAGTAACTTTTTAttattaatactactaataaCTATTACTTATATCAACTTGATTCTTTTCCTAATATGTTCGTAGCTATCTGTTTCTATATTCTATATACTTATATCGCGTAAAAACACGTTATGTTACCAAGAGGTTAGTATTAACGCTTTAGTATAGGATTTTAGTAAGAGCCCTACTAAAGCTTTATAGGCCCGTGTCGAGATTTACGCGTTTCTTGCTTTCTCACTACCTCACTATATACAATAACACACTATAGAGCCTACTATAGTGCCTATAGGTTCTCAAATTTAATATAAGGGTGATCTACTATATAATATTCatactactattacgttagaagtatagaaagttattgtacgggcttatatagggtTGTTTAAAAGCAGGTTATGTATtgtatatatctatctagaatagataagtgttgctcttaaagaggctataggtgactaatcagtcacctaattcttagcgtacgtagccttaagttttaataatataatgttgcctatatatacgctcggtcgacgacgagaatcacctgtacgtggtgtcggctacgaacctctcgtctagctacgagagagccaagtattctcacgctggagcgtcgtgggcgcgacgggcgcgtagcgtaggcgaagccgcggcgaacagaggactaccagcaaaacgggtatgaaaaccatccgacgagcgtgtactcgtgtcgggagcgagtccctcttctttctgcgtgtaagaagggcgcggaaccgtggcctatacgctcgacaggacacctctggtatgagtgcagaattttcacctccggagaccgcaaaccgagcgggctaagcgacgaacattggacgagcggactacagaacaacaactgagcggactatgcaacggcgtcgagcggactacgaaacaatctggtgtttgccagcgggcaatgcggtgggtaggtggacacgcgacgaagcctgtaagggcctgttgaacacccggtatgggaacgagggttttgcctgaggcactgcctgtcccgctacacaacgcacctagtctgacatggtagattgcgacgaggaaaagacgatagcctgagcaaggaaaagacggctgttaggacggggaaaagacgtacaatgcaagtggattagttctgtgatcggggaggatcgagggcagggtgataaggaacttcatattggttagtaggtggaaacgcaaggagtacgctgcccggcgtggtgtgtgccccgagcagacctgcgaggcatggacggccgctttctagagataggctgcggtaacgcgaagggcgtcaaaacctggggcgtggtgtacactggcagcgacggctgacactgtctgtacagcccgagaggacggatgcgcatgtcggtcaatagagagcactaaagggctcaggcctatggaggtggatattggcttaaggagcaaacagggagggagggcgtagagggaagcttttgctccgggctaacctctcgaaacgaggctacacggtggtgctagatgagtgggaaagcgcggttaagacttgtcaccttatctcgtagctagcttgctaaatacgattccttccttgccagagacttacgcagcttgccgaggacaaccacgtactcccagcaacacagatggggggaagaagccagcgatcgacactaacagcaatggagctaattacggagcaaatccagaccctctggcactacggcaggaaccgagcggcgtccttactatccctcgacatcgcaggggccttcgacaacgtctcacaccaaaggctaatacatatcctacagcagaaaggcatcccccagtgggcaacgtcgttcgtcttctcctttctccaggaacggacgacatacctagtcctaggaaggtacacgtccgacccggtgaaggcagagactggaatacctcagggatctactctctcccctatcctgtttctaatatttatgtcggatctaatccccctactcacctctccgcaaacctcagcatcggggttcgtagacgatacaaacatcctagcctggtcagactcgacagaagagaactgtcgcctccttgaagataggcacaagaaatgcgaggagtgggcaaagaagcatggtgcccggttcgcccctgaaaagtaccaacttatacacttcagtaaagcgagaacacaccataatatgaaggcggcggtaagaatccaaggctacgagaccaagccatcagcggagctacgagtactagggatctggctcgacccgaagctaagctggaatgtacagattaagaaagcccagagtcgagcgcaagtcaatgaagcctcgataaagaggcttacggcatctaca
Above is a window of Fulvia fulva chromosome 6, complete sequence DNA encoding:
- a CDS encoding MFS transporter asaE produces the protein MSTGHASADSIELASQHGSTNRVIDESIAGSNMPQGPQYQSLPPTDEGYQAWVALFGAFLSNGLIWGFALSFGVMQEYYTSNEPFSSKPGGIAAIGTTCTGLMYLTMPVCLFVFQRHPGLRKMAMYVSLPTVAVALVGASFAKTVPQLLVMQGVIYAIAGNALVIPTINYLNEWFVRKKGLAIGVAIAGDGVGGAILPLVLQALLSAVGFRWTLRIVAAILVVLASPLLFVLKPRLPVSAAQASPRIDPSFLRSPLFWVLQAANTSQALGYFLPINYLPTIAEALGLSSTLGSLTTTLINTAMVFGCIGVGTLVDRFDVTKVLLILSVIATITVFAILGVTTSVAPLFVFSVMYGLTASAYSTSWAGMIRDIQRKHDGADANLVFGLFAAGRGVGSIISGPLSEALLEKSKGFSEAAGSTYGSEYGPIIIFSGCTAVAGGLSWFVRRAGLI